The Bacteroidota bacterium genomic sequence TAATGGTATTTGTAAATGTCTAGCTAATCCATTGCCTGAGCCAAGCGGAATAATGCCTAGTGTTTTTCCAGAATTAACAACAGCTTGCGCCACTTGATTAATAGTGCCATCGCCTCCAGCCGCAATTACTAATTGTTCGTCCCCCGTTTTTATTCTAGTAATAATAGCTAATCGGTCTTCCTGTTTATTCCAAAATAAGAATTCTGCAACAATGTCTTTACGCAATTTGTTTTTTAATAAGTCAATTGCAAAAGATTTATCTTTTCCTCCTGAAATGGGATTTACAACTATAAGAGCCTTCATTTAAAAAGATTAAACTGTATCTGGGCTTCAAATATAAACATCCCTATTTACATAATATTAATTTAACATTAAGCTTTTTGGCTTAACATTGAAATAACGCGTTAGTAAAGTTCTGTTTGCCTTAAATTAGAACTTTTGTGGTAAATAAATATAACATGAATAAGCTATTTACCATTGTAACATTTTTTATTTTATCATCGGTTGCGTCTTTTGGGCAAGGATCTATTAAAGGGAAAGTTGTTGATGTAGAAACCGGAGAAACCGTACCCGGTGCAAACGTACTTATTGAGGGCACTACAACAGGAGCCAGTACCGATTTTGACGGGAAATTCTCTATTAATAATTTACAAGAAGGCACCTACACAATTGTTGTGAAATTTATTTCGTACAACGTAAAAGTAATTAAAGGAATATCAGTTAAGAATGGTCAGCCAACAATTGTTGATGTAACTATAGAAGAATCTTCAACCGATTTGGGTGAAGTTGTGGTAACAGCAACAATGAATAAAGAATCTGTAAATTCATTGCTTGTCCTGCAAAAAAACAGTGCAACAGTATCGGATGGTATTTCATCAGAAAGTATCAAAAGAACTCCAGACAGAAGCACAAGCGATGTAATAAAGCGTGTTAGCGGAGCAAGCATTCAAGACAATAAGTTTGCTATTATACGTGGTATGAATGATAGATATAACGCAGCATATATTAACGGAGCTCCATTGCCAAGCTCAGAAGCTGATAGACGTGCATTTGCATTCGATATATTCCCTTCTAATTTCTTGGATAATTTAGTAATTGTAAAAACTGCTACACCTGATTTGCCAGGGGATTTTGCCGGAGGTGTTATTCAAATAAATACAAAATCAATTCCAGAGAAATCTGGTCAATCTATTTCTGTTGGAGCTTCTTATAATAAATTTTCAACGTTCAATAATTTTAAGACGTATGATGGAGGAAAATACGATTGGTTAGGAATAGACGATGGTACAAGAGCATTAAAATCAGATGTGCCTACAACAAAAGAAATGGCGGCTGCTACAAACGATGATAGGGCAGAGTATGCTAAATTGATGAATTATTCTTGGGGAATTGAAAACAGAAAAGCATTGCCTTCGTTTAATTTTCAGTATTCGTTATTTAATGTAGGTACTGTATTTGGAAAGGAAGCGGGAAGTGTATTTGCCGTTACTTACAACAATTCTTTTAACACCTCTTTTGCAACTAGAAGAGAATTTGAAGAGCAAACGGTAGATATTATTAAAACGAGAGAGTACAATGATTCTATATATTCAAATGCGCTTATGACAAGTGCTTTGTGGAATTTGTCTTATAAGCTAAATGAAAATAACCAAGTGTCTATTAAAAATATTTACAGTATTAATTCCGAAGACAAAGTTACATTGCGTAAAGGGTTGAATGATGCAATGGCAGAGAATTGGGAAAAATCATCGGTAAGGTGGTTTACGCAAAATAATATCTACTCGGGTCAAATTATTGGCGACCATCTTTTGGGCGCATCTAAATTGCGATTGAAATGGGTGGGCGCTTACAGCGATATAAAAAGAAATATTCCGAACCTTAGAAAAGTGGTATATAATAAATATGGAAGTGTGCAAGATGATGGACAGCCTTATTTTGCTCAAATACAGCCCAACACAATTACAACAAGCAGTGCAGGAAGTATGTTTTTTAGCACGAGTAAAGAACAAATATTCAGTGCTAAATATGATTTTTCTTACAACGTTGATGTGAAAAAATTAAAGAACGAATTTAAAATAGGTGGCTTTAACCAAGCTAGAAACAGAGAGTTCGTGGCTCGCTTACTTGGATTTACACAATATAGAAAGGGTAATTTAATAAAATTTGATACAGATTTGCTTTCATTGTCAGAAGATCAATTGTTTAGCTCATCGAGTATGGGTGTTACTAATAACGCTAGTCCCTATAATGGAGGACTAAAATTATCGGAGGCTACAACGCCTTTGGATAGCTATAATGCAAAGTCAATTTTACATGCAGGTTATATCATGGGAGATTCCAGATATAAAGACAAGTACAGATTAATTTATGGAGCTCGCGTGGAGTCGTACCGACAAGCAATCACTAATTTTGATGCAATTTCTGGAAGCCCAATTGTTGCAGATACTACAACAATTGATATTCTTCCTTCTGTAAATGCAGTGTGGTCTGTTACTGAAAAAACAAATATCCGTTTAGCGTATTACAAAACAGTTTCTCGTCCAGAATTTAGAGAGCTTGCCAATTTTAATTTCTATGATTTTATTACAGATTTTGCGGTAAGCGGAAATCCAAATCTTACACGATCTACTATTCATAATTACGATGTTCGTTATGAACTATTCCCGGGTGCAGGACAGTTAATTTCTGTTACCGGATTTTATAAGAAAATAATTAATCCAATTGAACAAGTTGCTAATACTGGAAGTCAGATACGAAGCATTACCTATGCTAACGTTGCATCCGCTACTAATATTGGAGCGGAACTAGAGTTACGCTTTAAATTAAGTTCACTTTGCAATACAGACTCATTTACTTTTTTAAGTAACACAACACTTTTTTCAAATGTGTCGTACATTAAATCGAAAGTTGATGTGAGTAGTTTAAATGGAGCAACCGCTGATAGATCTTTGCAAGGACAATCTCCGGTAATTGTAAATTCAGGGATTATGTACAACGACCTAGAAAAACTATTTTCTGTGAGTGTTTCTTATAATTTTGTAGGGAAGAGAATTTTTGTTGTGGGTAGTACTGATGAGCCAGATATTTGGGAGAATCCAAGACACATGCTAGATTTTCAAATTACTAAATCCTTTTTGAAAGGAAATTTGGAGTTGAAGTTAAATGTGAGAGATGCATTGGCGCAAAAACAAATCTTCTATCAAGATATAAATGGCAATAGAAAATTTGATGCTACATCAGAAGCTGCAAATGAATCAGCGATAAGAACAAAAGACACAGACAACGTGATGGTAAGTACATTGTTTGCACCAACTGTTTCGCTTGGAGCTGCATTTAAATTTTAATAGACAGACCATATTGCGAGCTGCTCATTAAGCACGGTTGTTCGCAACGAAATAATTATAACAAGAAAAGGTTCCGGTATATTCCGGAACCTTTTCTTGTTATAGAAAACAGGTTACTTAGTTTATAAATTACTTAGGTCGGACGTAAACTGTGCTAACGTGGTTGGGCTAAATACCAAGGATTGATAATGGTTCTGCGTAATTGTAGTATGTAAGAATGCAGAAGAGAAATTGCCATTGATTTCAGAAATAGCCACAAGGGTCCCTTTAAGTCCAACCGGTACTTGATAACCCCAGCCAACAGAAAATTTTCCGTTATTGAATTCATATAGTCGAATTACAATATTGTCGTTGTCTGGAACTAGGAATACTGCGGTGTTTGTATCGTTCATGTTTTCTGGCACCTCAATTTCAATGTCAGTTAACGGACGTGGGTCGTTAAAGTAGTAATCGCAATTTGCCCAGTTAACGTCTTCTAGTTCTAAACAATAGTAAGCAGGCATGCAATAATTCGAACTGTCTTGTACGGTAATAGTTGTATCTCCAAGCGTCCATAAAACTTGCCCATCTTCTTCTTGTCCATCAAAGTACTTCATTGGTAATTCGGTTCCGTTTTTAGGAAAGCTAGCCGATATGGTCATTCCCGGTGCTAGTTTTAATTCGTTACCATTTTGGAATGCTTCAACAGATATCTCGCCACCCGAAACAAGAATTCCGTCAGTTGCCATTGTAGGTTTGTTTGATAGAATCATATCCGCTTTATCATAAATTTCTCTCAAGAAAATTTCCACTTCACCGGTAACTGCCGATCCATTAGCATTTACAAATGTGTTGGGTCTAAAAGTTAAAATAGTTCCTTTACTTCCTGTTATAGATTGATATTGCGAGTTTTGAATTCTGAAACTTTGTCGTTGAGCTGCATTCGCTTTGAAAAAGGATTCAAGATTACTCGTTTGAATTGATGGTCTTATAAGCCTTTCCTTGTTGCAAGACACAAGATATACTCCAGCTACTACTATAACTGCTAGTATCATTTTTTTAATTAGATTGGTTTTCATAATTGATTAGTTTTAGATTGGTTAATAAAAATTAAAAATTAAACTTTGGACACGCCACTGCGTCAGCAAGCGACTTTTTTGATGATTTGTTTTTTTGATAAAGAAAGATTCCAATTCCTGCCTGAATATGGTATTCGCCCCAGAATAAATTGTAACGGAATTCGCTAAACAGATTAATTTTTTTTATTTGCTGTTGTACACCCAAAAGAGCATCTCCACTTAGATTTGTTGTTCTGCTGGCGGCCCTCGAAAATTCGTTATTGTTTATCCATTTACTTGCCGAACCTCCTGCCCCAATAAACGTTTTAAATCCTTTGTATTCTATAATATTAAATGCAAGAAATCCCTGTATATAGTATTCGCTTATTCCTACTGATTCATATTCTGGTATAGTGCTAACATATTTTGGAAAATAGGTGTACTCTGCAATTAATTTAGTTCGAGGAAATACCTCCGTATCAATTCGACCTAGAACTCCTTTTGCTTTCGTGTTTAGGTTGTACGTTGCTCCTAATCCAATAGTGACGTTCGAAAAAAGGCTATTTCTTTGATTGGCCGCTGCTTTATGAATGAATAAAGCGATAAATAATCCTGCGAATACAGCAAATTGTTTTATTCTTCTTCTTGTTACCATAATAGTATGTCTTACTAGTTTAGTTTTGTATGCTCGTTTATTACTACTACACTAAGCGAAATGAAAAGTAACCTATAACTGAAAATTAATTTTATTGATTTTTTGATGTCCTCTAATTCAGATCTTATATAATCGGAATTCGAGGCTTTTTTTAATTGACTGTTAAAAAACCTACCTGTATACCATTGATGTTGAGTGAAGCGTTGGGTATAGTTGAACAGAAAGAAAGGAGTCAAACAAATTCTATGTCTGTTTTAATTCATTTTAAATAAAATAGGGATTGAGAGGTTTGGTGCTGTGTTCTTATTCGAACATATAAGCCATACTATGAAAAGCTTAAAGTTTGGTGCTAGAGTAATTCTTGTATTTAGGATGCTAGAGTTAGAAAGTTCATGATGTCAAACAAATTAAAAAGGGATTATTTAAACCTGTTGTTTTAGGTTTAAATAATCCCTTGAATGACATTACTAAGCAATTAAAGAAGAAAAAACGGGGTGCTTTAGCGGCAGAGTTTACTTAGTCACATTAGCTAAAATATACTCTCTATTCATACGTGCAATGTTTTCCAAAGAAATTTCTTTAGGGCATTCTGCTTCACAAGCACCTGTGTTTGTACAGCTTCCAAAGCCTTCTTCGTCCATTTGTTTTACCATGTTTAAAACACGGTCTTGAGCTTCTACCTTACCTTGTGGCAATAATGCCAACTGAGAAACTTTAGCAGAAACAAATAGCATTGCAGAAGAGTTTTTGCAAGCAGCCACACAAGCACCACAGCCAATGCAAGCGGCAGCAGCAAATGATTTATCAGCATCAGGTTTTGGAACCGGAATATTATTGGCGTCTTTTGCGTTGCCGGTATTTACGGAGATAAATCCACCAGCTGCAATAACTCTATCAAACGCACTTCTATCGACAACCAAATCTTTTAATACAGGAAATGCAGAGGCTCTCCATGGCTCCACGGTTATTGTTTCTCCATCTTTAAAATGGCGCATGTGCAATTGGCAAGTGGTGGTAGCATCCATTGGACCATGAGCACGACCATTTATATACATACTACACATTCCACAAATACCTTCACGGCAATCGTGGTCAAATGCAATAGGCTCTTTCCCTTCGTTTATAAGCTTTTCGTTTAGTACATCAAACATCTCCAAAAAGGACATGTCGGTTGAAATGCCCTTTAGATCGTATGTTTCAAAGCTTCCTGGTGCTTTTGCGTTTTTTTGTTTCCAAACTTTTAAAGTTAGGTTCAATAATTGTCCGTTTCCTGATCCCATAATATTCTATTTTTAATCCTTCAAATTACTTATAGCTTCTTTGACTTGGGTGTACTACTTCATAATTCAATTCTTCTTTATGAAGCTCCCATGTATTGTTTCCTTTGTTTTCCCATGCAGCCACGTACATGAATTTTTCGTCATGGCGCAAAGCTTCTCCTTCTTCTGTTTGATGCTCTTCTCTAAAATGTCCTCCGCATGATTCTTCTCTATTTAAGGCATCCATACACATCAATTCTCCTAGCTCAATAAAATCAGCTACTCTGCCGGCTTTCTCTAATTCCGGATTCAATTCGTCTGTTGATCCAGGCACACGTACCTCTTTCCAAAACTCCTCTCTCAATTGTTTAATCTCTTGAATAGCTTCTTTAAGCCCCTTCTCATTACGAGCCATTCCGCATTTATCCCACATTATTTTTCCTAATTTTTTGTGGAAATAATCTACCGATTTAGTGCCTTTGTTATTGATTAGTTTGTTTAATGTTTCTTGTACTTTCTTTTCCGCTTCTACAAACGCTTCGTGATCCGTGCTGATTGCTTTTGTGCGAATTTCTGCAGACAAATAATTTCCAATTGTGTAAGGGATTACAAAATAACCATCGGCTAAACCTTGCATTAACGCTGATGCTCCAAGGCGATTAGCTCCGTGGTCGGAGAAATTAGCCTCTCCCAGCGCATATAAGCCAGGAACGGTAGTCATCAATTCGTAATCAACCCAAAGTCCGCCCATCGTATAATGCACTGCTGGATAAATTCTCATAGGAACCTCATATGGATTTTCTCCTGTAATTTTCTCGTACATCTCAAATAAGTTGCCGTATTTTTCTTGTACAACATCTTTCCCAAGTTTCTTTATTGTTGCGGCATCCGGGTTGTGCAGGTTTAATTGATTTGCTTTTGTTTTTCCATAGCGCTCTATTGCGGCTGCATAATCTAAGTAAACAGCCATTTTAGAAGCACCTACTCCATAACCTGCATCACATCTTTCTTTCGCAGCACGAGATGCAACATCCCGAGGTACTAGGTTTCCAAAGGCTGGGTATCTGCGTTCTAAGTAATAATCTCTTTCTTCTTCAGGTATTTCGTTGGCTTTGCGAGTGTCGTTTTGTTTTTTCGGAACCCAAATACGTCCGTCATTTCTTAGTGATTCGCTCATCAATGTTAGCTTAGACTGATGATCTCCTGAAACCGGAATACATGTGGGGTGAATTTGTGTAAAGCAAGGGTTGCCAAAGAATGCACCTTTTTTGTGCGCTTTCCATGCTGCTGTAACGTTAGATCCCATGGCATTCGTAGAAAGAAAAAATACGTTTCCGTAACCACCCGTACACAATAATACTGCGTGTCCAAAGTGTCTTTCCAATTTGCCCGAAACTAAATCTCGTGCTATGATTCCTCTTGCTTTCCCATCAATAGTAACTACTTCTAGCATTTCATGGCGAGAGTACATTTTTACGGTACCAATTCCAACTTGTCTTTCTAACGAACTATAAGCACCTAATAATAATTGTTGCCCGGTTTGACCTGCTGCATAAAATGTACGCTGTACTTGTGTTCCACCAAAAGAACGATTGCTCAAATACCCTCCGTATTCACGAGCAAACGGAACTCCCTGAGCTACACATTGGTCAATTATGTTTCCACTAACTTCTGCTAAACGATGCACATTCCCTTCACGTGCCCTGTAATCGCCACCTTTGATGGTATCGTAAAACAAGCGATAAGTGCTGTCTCCATCATTTTGATAGTTTTTCGCAGCATTTATACCTCCCTGAGCAGCAATACTGTGCGCTCTTCTGGGGCTATCTTGAAAACAAAAGCATTTTACGGAATACCCAAGTTCTGCTAAAGATGCAGCAGCAGCGGCACCGGCCAGACCAGAACCGACAACAATAATTTCCAAACTTCGTTTGTTGGCCGGATTTACTAGCGGCACAGACGAACGATATTTTGTCCACTTTTGGTCTATTGGACCATCCGGTATCTTTGAATCTAATTTTTTTGACATACTATCTTGAATGATGAATGGTGAATCTTGATTGATGTGTTATTTTATAAACGCAAAATAAATAGGCATAGCTGCAAATAATGCAGGAATTATAATTGCAAACACCCAAATGCCAATGTTTTTAATCAACGGCATATACTTTTTATGGTTTAAGCCTAATGTTTGAAACGCGCTTTGAAAGCCATGTGCAAGGTGGAATGAAATTGCAACCATACATACTACATACAGCAAGGCATACCATTTTTGAGAAAACGCTTCGGCTACTTCGGCATATAAATCTTTATACTCAACTCCCTCTATCATCACAGTTGGTATTTTGCCAAATTTGTACTCGTACCAAAAATCACCCATATGAACAACAATAAAAACAAAAAGTACTGTTCCTAAAATTCCCATATTACGAGATGCCCACGCACTATTGTCTTGCGGACGATTTACAGCATACTTTACAGGTCGTGCCTTACGATTAGCCATTGTAATAACAAGTCCGAAAATAGCGTGTAATAAGATACTTGTATAAAGTAAATAAGAAATAATTTTGATGGGAGGAAAAGTGGTCATGAAAACTGAGTACTTGTTAAAGGCTACTCCTCCATCATTGTTAAAAAGCTGCAAGTTGCCAATAAGATGCACCACTAAAAAGGTACATAAAAAAATACCGGTTAAAGACATCAACACCTTTTTTCCAATGGACGAACTAAAAAATTGTTTTGCGCTACTCATAATATAAACTATCTATTTTTTTTTGACGTACAAATATAACTGTGAAATGGTATTAAAAATCATTTTGCCTTTTAAATATTAACAAAGTTTCAACGAAAAGGTTGGTTGTTTATTTAAAATGCCGCTATTAAAAATCATTCTAAATTACTATCCAAAGAGTGATTGAAAAACAATGAAAAATTTGTAGTTTAAAAGAAGGATTCACTTTGGAAAAGTATGAGTAGTAAATTTTTAATCGTTGGTTTAGGAAATATTGGTG encodes the following:
- a CDS encoding fumarate reductase/succinate dehydrogenase flavoprotein subunit; the encoded protein is MSKKLDSKIPDGPIDQKWTKYRSSVPLVNPANKRSLEIIVVGSGLAGAAAAASLAELGYSVKCFCFQDSPRRAHSIAAQGGINAAKNYQNDGDSTYRLFYDTIKGGDYRAREGNVHRLAEVSGNIIDQCVAQGVPFAREYGGYLSNRSFGGTQVQRTFYAAGQTGQQLLLGAYSSLERQVGIGTVKMYSRHEMLEVVTIDGKARGIIARDLVSGKLERHFGHAVLLCTGGYGNVFFLSTNAMGSNVTAAWKAHKKGAFFGNPCFTQIHPTCIPVSGDHQSKLTLMSESLRNDGRIWVPKKQNDTRKANEIPEEERDYYLERRYPAFGNLVPRDVASRAAKERCDAGYGVGASKMAVYLDYAAAIERYGKTKANQLNLHNPDAATIKKLGKDVVQEKYGNLFEMYEKITGENPYEVPMRIYPAVHYTMGGLWVDYELMTTVPGLYALGEANFSDHGANRLGASALMQGLADGYFVIPYTIGNYLSAEIRTKAISTDHEAFVEAEKKVQETLNKLINNKGTKSVDYFHKKLGKIMWDKCGMARNEKGLKEAIQEIKQLREEFWKEVRVPGSTDELNPELEKAGRVADFIELGELMCMDALNREESCGGHFREEHQTEEGEALRHDEKFMYVAAWENKGNNTWELHKEELNYEVVHPSQRSYK
- a CDS encoding succinate dehydrogenase cytochrome b subunit; this translates as MSSAKQFFSSSIGKKVLMSLTGIFLCTFLVVHLIGNLQLFNNDGGVAFNKYSVFMTTFPPIKIISYLLYTSILLHAIFGLVITMANRKARPVKYAVNRPQDNSAWASRNMGILGTVLFVFIVVHMGDFWYEYKFGKIPTVMIEGVEYKDLYAEVAEAFSQKWYALLYVVCMVAISFHLAHGFQSAFQTLGLNHKKYMPLIKNIGIWVFAIIIPALFAAMPIYFAFIK
- a CDS encoding outer membrane beta-barrel protein; protein product: MNKLFTIVTFFILSSVASFGQGSIKGKVVDVETGETVPGANVLIEGTTTGASTDFDGKFSINNLQEGTYTIVVKFISYNVKVIKGISVKNGQPTIVDVTIEESSTDLGEVVVTATMNKESVNSLLVLQKNSATVSDGISSESIKRTPDRSTSDVIKRVSGASIQDNKFAIIRGMNDRYNAAYINGAPLPSSEADRRAFAFDIFPSNFLDNLVIVKTATPDLPGDFAGGVIQINTKSIPEKSGQSISVGASYNKFSTFNNFKTYDGGKYDWLGIDDGTRALKSDVPTTKEMAAATNDDRAEYAKLMNYSWGIENRKALPSFNFQYSLFNVGTVFGKEAGSVFAVTYNNSFNTSFATRREFEEQTVDIIKTREYNDSIYSNALMTSALWNLSYKLNENNQVSIKNIYSINSEDKVTLRKGLNDAMAENWEKSSVRWFTQNNIYSGQIIGDHLLGASKLRLKWVGAYSDIKRNIPNLRKVVYNKYGSVQDDGQPYFAQIQPNTITTSSAGSMFFSTSKEQIFSAKYDFSYNVDVKKLKNEFKIGGFNQARNREFVARLLGFTQYRKGNLIKFDTDLLSLSEDQLFSSSSMGVTNNASPYNGGLKLSEATTPLDSYNAKSILHAGYIMGDSRYKDKYRLIYGARVESYRQAITNFDAISGSPIVADTTTIDILPSVNAVWSVTEKTNIRLAYYKTVSRPEFRELANFNFYDFITDFAVSGNPNLTRSTIHNYDVRYELFPGAGQLISVTGFYKKIINPIEQVANTGSQIRSITYANVASATNIGAELELRFKLSSLCNTDSFTFLSNTTLFSNVSYIKSKVDVSSLNGATADRSLQGQSPVIVNSGIMYNDLEKLFSVSVSYNFVGKRIFVVGSTDEPDIWENPRHMLDFQITKSFLKGNLELKLNVRDALAQKQIFYQDINGNRKFDATSEAANESAIRTKDTDNVMVSTLFAPTVSLGAAFKF
- a CDS encoding succinate dehydrogenase/fumarate reductase iron-sulfur subunit → MGSGNGQLLNLTLKVWKQKNAKAPGSFETYDLKGISTDMSFLEMFDVLNEKLINEGKEPIAFDHDCREGICGMCSMYINGRAHGPMDATTTCQLHMRHFKDGETITVEPWRASAFPVLKDLVVDRSAFDRVIAAGGFISVNTGNAKDANNIPVPKPDADKSFAAAACIGCGACVAACKNSSAMLFVSAKVSQLALLPQGKVEAQDRVLNMVKQMDEEGFGSCTNTGACEAECPKEISLENIARMNREYILANVTK